The following are encoded together in the Pectinophora gossypiella chromosome 14, ilPecGoss1.1, whole genome shotgun sequence genome:
- the LOC126372638 gene encoding uncharacterized protein LOC126372638, producing the protein MALSILQANVNHSARAQDLLLQSVAEWLIDVAMVSEPYSVPPRENWVGDRTGMAALVSRTGAGLPPFEHIVRGGGYAAAVLGDVTLVSVYFSPNRSLSDFEQFLLEVGVLVGQRRTVRVIVAGDLNAKSMAWGCPATDGRGEAVEEWALTAGLTVVNRGSVNTCVRQQGGSIVDVTFADAALARCVHSWEVQEDVETLSDHLYIRFSVSTLPGTPTSPIRPLEGTGPKWAIKRLDYDALEEAVIVEAWLHPGVSQM; encoded by the coding sequence ATGGCCCTCAGCATACTGCAAGCCAACGTCAATCACTCTGCCAGAGCCCAGGATCTTCTGCTCCAGAGCGTGGCGGAGTGGTTGATTGATGTCGCGATGGTCTCGGAGCCATACTCGGTCCCTCCTCGGGAGAACTGGGTCGGAGACCGGACTGGCATGGCGGCGCTGGTCTCACGGACTGGGGCAGGGTTGCCTCCATTCGAGCACATTGTGCGAGGTGGGGGCTATGCTGCCGCGGTCCTAGGCGACGTTACACTGGTCAGTGTATACTTCTCGCCAAACCGCAGCCTGTCCGACTTCGAGCAGTTCCTGCTCGAGGTCGGTGTGCTTGTGGGGCAGAGACGCACTGTCCGTGTGATAGTTGCTGGCGACCTGAACGCCAAGTCAATGGCTTGGGGCTGCCCGGCGACCGACGGTCGAGGCGAGGCAGTGGAGGAGTGGGCGTTGACTGCCGGATTGACCGTTGTCAACCGTGGATCGGTGAACACGTGCGTGCGGCAACAGGGTGGCTCTATCGTGGACGTTACGTTCGCGGACGCTGCCCTGGCGCGCTGTGTTCATAGCTGGGAAGTGCAGGAGGACGTGGAGACACTGTCGGACCACTTGTACATCCGATTCAGTGTGTCCACGCTTCCTGGTACCCCGACGAGCCCGATCCGACCCCTGGAAGGCACCGGTCCCAAGTGGGCAATAAAGCGCCTCGATTATGACGCGCTGGAGGAGGCGGTCATCGTAGAGGCGTGGCTTCATCCTGGAGTCTCTCAGATGTGA
- the LOC126372639 gene encoding uncharacterized protein LOC126372639 — MLSGAGAAFALSGGGREEDNLSKAEHNRAVREALRLQAEEEVAKAAKRTFYLRRSNPSSETEIQLVDSGSEAVSLTAAELHEKATEAIGIVRNVAVKSGQLKGTFVRALKDAAQLLQESLSALHATSTNDETRKLREQNARQQAKLDAQQKEIDVLRDEMRQLKASLDSTQRPPSPTPEPLAESLRPEPASKVVRANVPRRANPPPVTSSRAVSDKEEDLAAQIISQVGFMIDAKLAGLEDRLLPPKVMRPPLAADRKKTHSHPLLPAKASAAAAKTPATAVAKKATATAATTAGTSRSAPTAASQGPTVVASSSASAPPKRGRHAEGGTRGRGQGLPARMMPVQCPLGLMAPRLRPPRTAAVVVQLQPAAAESGANYADILREAKSKVDLQSLGISGLRIRKAATGARVLEVAGASSAEKADSLAAKLRESMNGDVVKVSRPTKCISMRIVGLDDSVSVQEVMEAVAKAGGCSVDSIKAGVIREGAGGMGSLMLSCPIAAAKKVAQGRLLVGWTSAQVRVLEPRPLRCFRCLEVGHAHALCKSEADRSTQCFRCGQTGHQSAQCTATPHCTVCDAARRPAEHRLGSSTCTAQSKSKKKARNGPQAPLRPSHPQAAGRAGEAMCTN, encoded by the exons atgctgtctggaGCGGGGGCCGCCTTCGCactgagcggagggggccgcgaggaagacaacctct CCAAGGCTGAGCATAACCGCGCGGTACGCGAAGCGCTCAGACTGCAGGCTGAGGAAGAAGTGGCCAAAGCGGCCAAGAGGACCTTTTACCTCCGACGGTCTAACCCGTCGTCGGAGACGGAAATCCAGCTGGTGGACTCGGGCTCAGAAGCCGTCTCACTTACGGCCGCAGAGCTCCACGAGAAGGCGACAGAGGCAATTGGCATCGTTCGCAACGTGGCTGTGAAATCGGGACAACTGAAGGGTACGTTCGTTCGTGCCCTGAAGGATGCCGCACAGCTACTCCAAGAGTCTCTGTCTGCTCTGCATGCCACGTCGACCAACGACGAGACGCGCAAGCTGCGTGAGCAGAATGCTCGCCAACAGGCGAAACTCGATGCGCAACAGAAGGAGATAGACGTGCTCCGAGATGAGATGCGCCAACTAAAGGCTTCGCTGGACTCAACCCAGAGACCGCCATCGCCCACTCCCGAACCGCTCGCAGAGAGCCTGCGCCCGGAGCCGGCGTCTAAAGTTGTGCGCGCCAACGTACCCAGACGTGCAAATCCGCCGCCAGTCACGAGCAGTAGAGCCGTGTCTGACAAAGAGGAAGACCTAGCCGCGCAGATCATAAGCCAGGTTGGCTTCATGATCGATGCGAAGCTGGCAGGTCTGGAGGACCGGCTCCTGCCTCCGAAAGTGATGCGTCCACCGCTGGCGGCGGATCGGAAAAAAACGCACTCACATCCGCTGCTGCCAGCGAAGGCGTCTGCTGCAGCGGCGAAGACTCCCGCCACAGCTGTGGCTAAAAAGGCGACTGCCACTGCGGCCACGACCGCTGGCACCTCACGTTCTGCCCCGACTGCGGCCTCGCAAGGTCCGACAGTGGTGGCCAGTAGCTCGGCCTCTGCGCCTCCGAAAAGAGGAAGACACGCGGAGGGAGGAACAAGAGGAAGAGGACAAGGACTGCCGGCCAGAATGATGCCCGTCCAATGCCCCCTGGGCCTGATG GCGCCCAGGCTGCGCCCACCGCGTACTGCTGCGGTGGTAGTGCAGCTGCAGCCGGCGGCTGCGGAGAGCGGGGCGAACTATGCGGACATCCTGAGGGAGGCCAAGTCCAAAGTGGACTTACAGAGCCTCGGCATCTCTGGCCTCAGGATCCGCAAAGCGGCAACCGGAGCACGTGTGCTGGAGGTTGCAGGCGCCTCAAGCGCCGAGAAGGCAGACTCCCTGGCTGCGAAGCTCAGAGAGTCTATGAACGGAGACGTTGTTAAAGTCTCCAGACCCACAAAGTGCATCTCGATGCGCATCGTGGGGCTGGATGACTCCGTCTCCGTTCAAGAGGTGATGGAGGCGGTGGCCAAGGCCGGGGGCTGTTCGGTCGACAGCATTAAAGCGGGGGTCATCCGCGAAGGTGCGGGCGGCATGGGCTCGCTGATGCTGAGCTGCCCCATAGCAGCCGCTAAAAAAGTGGCTCAAGGGCGCCTCTTGGTGGGCTGGACTTCTGCCCAGGTCAGGGTGTTGGAGCCCCGTCCGCTGCGGTGTTTCCGGTGCCTCGAGGTTGGGCATGCGCATGCCCTGTGCAAGTCCGAGGCGGACCGGAGCACCCAGTGCTTTCGGTGCGGCCAAACTGGTCACCAGTCCGCTCAGTGCACCGCTACCCCGCATTGCACTGTGTGTGATGCGGCGCGAAGACCGGCGGAGCACAGATTGGGCAGTTCAACATGTACTGCCCAATCCAAGAGCAAAAAGAAGGCTCGCAATGGCCCTCAGGCCCCCTTGCGACCTTCCCACCCGCAAGCTGCGGGACGTGCCGGTGAAGCAATGTGCACCAACTAA